Within the Halichoerus grypus chromosome 2, mHalGry1.hap1.1, whole genome shotgun sequence genome, the region ggtggctcagttggttaagcgtctgccttcggctcaggtcatgatcgcagggtcctgggatcaaaccccacagcgggctctctgctcagcagggagtctgtttctccctctccctctgcttgccactccccccctgcttgtgctctctctctctctgtcaaataaataaataaaatctttaaaaaataataaatatttagaacagaAATTTTAAGTGCATCATAGAATTGGATATATAGATTCATACTGATCAGTTAGAACTAGTTATAATTTAGTCTTTCCCAAATGTAATGAACCCTGCAATGACACCTGGTTTATGAGGTCATCttagataattttataattaacgTGAGCTGTGCGGTGCAAACTTAGCTCAGTTCAACCTTTTTTGAGGGTGCAAATAATTTTGACTTCATGTgaattggcttttctttctttctttctttttctttctttctttcttttctttcttcctcttctctgcaAATTACTGACGAGATGTACATTAAAATTGCCATTCTTATAGACGAAATGGAAATTGGCCTTAGATGGAATCAAATTTCTCATTCCCAAATACTAATGCTGGCTTTCAATAAAGAcgtaagggaaaaaagattttaggaaaccatgttttatttaaattgactTCACGTGAGGGcttttttttgttgatttttgggtttttttcttctatagtttTTCCTTATCATTTactacttaatattttctttctcatattccacatatATGGAGCACCAGAATATTTGGAATAAGTAATAGTGCCACCAATATTTTATTCCTATCTTTTGAAATAAGAGAATGTATAATTTTGCAGATATGTCAAaccaaaatttcatttgttttcaaggATTAAGATGCTGATTCTTCCCCCAGTTCCAGTTCCAAAGATTAAAGGAATTGATCCAGATCTCCTCAAGGTACTTAATAAATTATCTACGTGACGGATAACACTAATCAAATGCTACCTAAAGACCATTGTCTTCTGTTGAGAGCTTTTGCAAGTATCACGTTCCATTTTTTAACCCCTCTggagaaaaatgtttcaaaataacgTATCTTAAAATTAGGAGAATGTCTTGTATGTTTAAAAGTTCTATActaatgtgttttttattatatGGTTTTGTTACTATTGATCTTATTGTAACCATAATTTTAGTCTCTGAGTGTTATTTGTCAAATCCTTTAATCATTGTGAGTTTCTTCTcatagatttcattttctttctgctttctagGAAGGAAAATTAGAAGAGGTGAACACAATCTTAGCCATTCATGACAACTATAAACCTGAATTCTACAACGATGACTCTTGGGTTGAATTCATTGAATTGGATATTGATGACCCAGACGAAAAGACTGAAGGATCAGACACAGACAGACTTCTCAGCAACGACCATGAGAAATCACTTAACATCCTCGGGGCAAAGGATGATGACTCTGGACGTACCAGCTGTTATGAGCCTGACATTCTGGAGACTGATTTCAGTGCCAGTGATGTGTGTGATGGTACTTCAGAGGTTCCTCAGTCACAGAGGTTAAAAGGGGAAGTAGATCTCTTGTGCCTTGACCAGAAGAATCAAAATAACTTACCCTCTAGTGATACTGCCCCTACCACTCAGCAGCCCAGTGTTATCCtggcaaaggaaaacaaaccaagACCACTTGTGATTAGTGGAACTGAGTCAACTCATCAATCTGCCCATCCTCAGCTGAGCAACCCGAGTTCACTGGCAAACATCGACTTTTATGCCCAGGTAAGTGACATTACTCCAGCCGGGAGTGTGGTCCTTTCCCCAGGCCAAAAGAATAAGGCAGGGATATCCCCGTGTGACAGGCCTCCGGAAGTGGGCTCACTCTGCCAAGCAAACTTCATCATGGACAGCGCCTACTTCTGTGAGGCCGATGCCAAAAAGTGCATCACTGTGGCCCCGCACGCCAAGGTTGAATCGTGTGTAGAGCCAAGCTTTAACCAGGAAGACATGTACATCACCACAGAAAGCCTTACCACTACCGCTGGCCGGTCTGGGACCGCAGAGCGGGCTCCGAGCTCGGGGATGCCCGTCCCGGACTACACCTCCATTCACATCGTTCAGTCTCCACGGGGCCTCGTGCTCAATGCGACTGCCTTGCCCTTGCCCGACAAAGAGTTTCTCTCATCGTGCGGCTACGTGAGCACAGACCAGCTGAACAAAATCATGCCGTAGCCTTGCTTGGATTTCCCACAAGCTACGTATTTAATGGTAAAGAGTTGGCTAGGGCCTGAGTGCTTAAACCAAAACGATGTTTAAACCTTTCTGGGGGCGATGAGGGGGTGGATTCTAAATGCCTTTTCCTGAATTGTtgaaacagaatattaaaaaaaaaaaaaaaagaaggaggccTAAGCAGATAGATATTCCTATTgtgaattgtaaatattttaaagaattgtctCAAAGACTGTTTAGCGGCACTGATTGTCTTGTTAATGTGGGTGTTAATTTTGTGATACTAAGCATTGAATGGCTGTTTTTAATGTATAGTAAATCATGCTTTTTGAAAAAGCGAAAAATCAGGTGGCTTTTGCAGTTCAGGAAAATGGAATGCAAATCAGAGcacagactattttttttttttaaataattgggaACTAAAACTATAGGTAGGAAGGCAAAAAATAGTTTggatatgtaaaacatttattttgacataaaatttataaagatatttttaataatttacacTTCAAGCACGGCTATTTTGTATCACACTACACGCTGTGTACTGTAGTTCATGCAGACCCGTCTAAAGAATGTAGCGACTACAGTGTAAAGCTGGTTTACTGCTTCGGTCAGTACacctaaagaaaaacaaataagcagGTTAGTTTTTTACCAGGCCCTTCTTATACCTCCCCAAACTCCTTAAACAGTTCTAAAATGATTGTAGTTACCTGCATTACTGGAACAGGctcatcttatttaaaatttttttttcaaatatttgttaattgaaaaaaactTTCAGGTGGATGCACAGGTCACCTTGTCGTGAACCAAAACAGTCAGACAAAAAACTCTTTCTTACCTGAATTTTGGTTCATGTCAGAGAGCTCCGTAGTAGGAGAGGTAGAAAGGACAGCCAGGCCCTGTGGGCAGGCTGCTGGGGTGCTCCTGCTGGACGGGGAGGGAGTTCTTAGTGCAGGCGGGTCATGAGAGGTAGGCCCCAGAACCTCCGCAGTAGCAGCTCTGCAGACAGGACTTGATTTTATTACATGGTTACCAAAGAAGGGAATAAAGTACAAGAAGCATTTTGTAAGTTGAAGCAGGTCGAAGCGAAGTTCAACCAGATCATGGAATAGAAAGTTCAAGAAATAGGTTTTTGTTTCACAGCCGATAGCCAGACATATACCCACTCTTCCTGGTAAcaagaaacagaaggaacaaGATTTTAAATCCCCACAGAGAAGTCAAGATTTTCTTAAACCCATAGCGGAAACGTTCTTCCTCACCAAACCCTTTCTCGGGTTTATTTAAAGTAGCAAACGAAGAAGTCTCCTCATTTTTTATGTCCCCTCTGAGTGGCTTGGCCTCAAAGCGGGTagtcagaaggaaaagaaggggcCTGAAATGATGTATAAATTATTGTTCAATCCCTTAGTAACCTCAGCACCATTCTTAGGAGCGTTGGGATTGCTCCCCAAAAGGTTTGTCAAAGGAGAAGAATCTCATCTCACTGAAGAATGCTTCTcactttaagtattttttttttttttacatttaatgaaaCTTTAAAGTTAGCTGTAACTTAAATAGTATTTGCCATTTAGCTCAGACCTTTTTAGGAAACAGGCTTAATGGTTGGTAATTTTAAATTCCCTCTTTCTTGCAGGAAGGACAGTGAAAAGCTAGAACTGGGTGTTCCAAGTTCAACATGTTACTTTGTAATAAGTGTTTAATAGGTTTTCTGCTACCTTGCTGCTATGGTTTTCTCTAAGAGCTACATAATTTAGTTTCATATGCAATTTCATCAATGTAGAACCTAATTCAACTTAAAACTGTGTGCTTGGGAAAACTATCTTACTATTTCACAATAGGCTGACAACAATTTCTATAGCCAAAAATAGCTAAATACCTCAATCAGTCTCAGAATGTCATTTTGGTACTTTGCTGGCCACACAAGCCATTATTCACTAGTATGACTAGTTGTGTCCTGCGGTTTATATTTAACTTTCCTTATGtctgtggatttttttccttaaaagtttaataaatttattttcttggattCGTCGTGGCATGCTTCTGTTGTCAAACACCCACATGAAAGGCGCCCTCAACCAGACCGCAGACCCTTCAGTTCTCACTGGAAGGGGAGCTTGGCACCATTGTCTTCAGCACATTGGCAGGGGATGTGGAGATTTTTGCGATGTGCTGGCAGCTCCCTACCTCTCTCTTTTGAGGAAACAGGAGCCCAGCTCAAAAATATTATTCTGGCTTGCCCGGACTGTGCCTTCTCCTCAGGCTGCAACACCCCACGGGCGGAGGCTCTTAGAGCCATGTTGGGGATGTGTCGTGGCTTGCGTGACATGGGGGAGCGGGGGCCGTGAGGAGGAAAACACATGACTTAAATCGAGCGTTGTCTTTAAGCGACCTTTCCAGCTGGAGCATGttgcctgggaggagggagagcagctCCTCCCGTACCGTGCACACAGGAGCACCAGTCGGTCTGTCAGACCAGCTGCTTGTCAGCACCGGCAGCACGGGAGTCGGGCGTGGGTGGGGAGGCCGGGCCGGTGGGCTGTGTAGGAGCCGGAGGGAGCAGGAAAGCCCTGACGCGGATTCCTCCCCGGGAGACAGGCTCCAGGAGGGTTACCCAATAAACCGCAGCCTCCCGTGCCGGCGCTGGGTCCTGAGAAGCGAGCGTCTGTGACAGCACTGAGAAGCCCACGGAACAGTTATTTGTTGCTGCAGCAAGTTGGGTGCAAACCGCCACAACTCTTCGTTTACACTAGAGGGTTTACGTTCAATACGGAAATAATTTCCTACCCGCTGCATCTGCCCTTTTGAGCAACTATTACCTGAAAGAACCAAGGGTGAAGCCTCGGGGTTTCCTACTTCCGTATTTGGAAATACGGTTTAGAACACCATCTCCCCTCTGTCACTAAGATACTGGAACATACGCGGCCTTAACATTTACAAAACCAGCAAAAGCTCCCCACTTGCAGCACCAAACGTGTGTTTCCTACATATGCTTTACAGAAGTCAGCCTTGTCATATTACAGGCTTATCGTTCACATGAGGCCCTTCGAGGTGtcaggagggaatggggaggaaggCCTGTTTACTTCCCTGGGATTGAAAGAGCACAGCCCTTCCTGTGACAAGATTAATGACATGTTGAAGATGGCTACACGTGTTTCTGTATGTAAACTTCTCAGTGGTTCTACTAAGACACACGAACACTGAAGTCTATTCACAAGTTATAGTACTTACATATTTACATAGTTTTACATCAAAATACTAAATGTTTATGTTCTCTGTGCAGGGTAAGAAATAGGGGGGAAGTTGCACATTACTTAAATCCAAATGCTTTAGTTTAGAATCCAAGATTCTACATATTTGTTCAGTCTTCTTTGCGAGCTTAATATGTAAAGGCTGTGTATAAAGGGTACTGCTTCTGAGTAAGAATTTGACCTTCGGTTTAAGCTCTGTTCTCTTGGAAATCTAGTAAGAGTATTACGCCGATTATATTAACATAGGCAATTAACATCTGCCTACGCCTCTTCCTGTACCTGAAAAGTTCCCAATTAACCAAACCTGCCTGTCGGAATTTTCCTCATCCTTCATGGCCCAGCTCAAATGCCTCCTGCATGCAACCTCCATTTCCCTTCAGCTTAAGTGATCGTTCCTGGCTCTAAACCATTTTTAATGGTGTTTATAACATTCTGGTCATCAGCTCAACTAACAACCGCGTAAGATGGATTTACCAACATGTATTCTGGGGCATAATTGTTCTCTGAAATGTTCTTATGAGTAATTCTGTGGTCACATAAGTTTGGAAAACATTTCATACTATATTTCCCTCTGGGAGAGCCGGTGTGCCTCTTGACATTTTAAAGCttctgcaacacacacacacacacacacacacacacacacacacacctgtttaAATTTAACACATCATTTCCTACTTTATTTAAGAGCGAAAAACATAATGGTGAAAGAATACCCATTATTGTATCTATTAACATTTGGGAAAAGTTGCTCTGAGAATTCGTAGACCTAACGTGAAATAAAGTTATAATGAATTTCAGTTGAATCTGAACAAAGCATCTTTATGTGATGCCATTAAACTTACTTTCTCCATAAAACTTCttaaataaaaggcaaagcaGCTACCTCTTTGAAATAACCACAGATTCTTTGCAACTCAGATACGTATCTGTTTTTCACATATGGAATGATATTTTCTAAGAGCTCGGAAGTCGTAGAGCATTTGTTGTCTTCTCTGTGGCAATGACTATCTCCTTGCTGAAACAGACTGCATTTCCCGCCTCTTCACTGGAAGAATGGAGGATGAGGATGAACACATGGGACTTACCACCAACATTAACAAAGTCTCAGTCTTCCTCGGCACACCTAGTTTTGTCTGAAAGGTTTACAACACTGAGAAATGATTATATCACTCTCCATGAAGAGGAGCATATTTTCCTGTAAAACTACAGAATAATATGTACCTGGTATTACTTGAACAAAAATAATTCACTCCTTACTGCTGTctgctgagttaaaaaaaattacccaacAGAACTTCAAACATAATAGACTTTTACACAGTAGTCCCAGGAAGCAGTCTTTGTAGGAtatatagaaaagcaattttctattgattttttttaaaaaaagaatctgtataTGAATCGTTCTGTAGGCATTAAGAGATTTTACTACTTCTGAGTCTTCCATAGGACCATGGTGATTTCATCCTGTGCCTCTCCCCTTTGCTCCAAGTTTGCTGCGGGCCACTGAATGGGACTGGACCACAGACCTACTCCTTGCACTCGTGATACAGTGAAGTGGGGTAGGTCGAATTTCCTGATACTCTCTGCTCCCCTATTTACCAAAGTACCTCCAAACTAGGCTGTGAAGGAAGGTGTGATTCATGGTTCCCCTTCAGTCACCAAATGTGGGGGTGTAAGAGAAGAAGCAGACCCCAAGTATTCGTTCCCTGCCCATGAACTCAGTGCTTCCAGCTGATGATCCCTCAGAAGACCATCAGGGGCTGGTAGGTAAGATGAGCTGGTAGGCTGTGCAGGCCACCTCAAGCCTGATCCATGTGTGGGCAACACCTCTCCTGGGAGGCCAGGGATGGTCCCGTTCTGGGGCCCGACAGCCAGTCATTGCCTCTCTCTGGACCTTGCTTTGCCCATTTGTTAAATGTTCTGGGCAGATAATCCAGAAGTGTACCATTCAgtatagtagccactagccacatgtgtctTGTAAGTATAAAACACACGCCAGATTTCTAAGACAgtacaaacaacaacaaccataaaatatctcattaataaatgtgtattttgattacatgttgaaatgataatattttgggtatactgggttaaataaaatttagtagtaaaaaaattataaaaggttgTGATTAACTAGAGAGAATTACAACATTCccaaggaaattttattttatggagcATGTGAACACATGAAGAAAGTAAACAAGGTTACTCTCATGTTACTCAATAGGGTTCCTCTCACGAACATTCCCAAGCCATTgccttccccaccttccttcccaaGGCTCACCATTCTCTCTGAGAACCCAACCTCCTTCAAACCATTGAAGTGTGATTATCTCACTTCTTTAGAAAATCCCTGCCTATTTCCACAAAGGTTGGTTTGTCTCATATCTCTACCTCCACCCCCAATAATTGGTGAGACAATACGGGGTCAGTTATCTTCCTTCACAGTTGAAAGGTAAAGACCTTGAGCTTCCTCAGTGTGTAAAAGGTCACAGTGCCagtgagaggcagaagcaggattgtccttctgtcttcaaagccagccTTCTCACTAAACCACAATGCTTCCGTCATGCCTCCCTGACCCCAGGGACAAGCATATCCACAGATCTAGGAGCCAACACCATAAAGAGGTTTTAAGAACAGTTACTGTGTGCGTACTGTGCACCAGGGATTTTCCAGATGAAGAGGCTACAATAGAAGTGCAACACAGGTTCTGCCCTCAAGATCACAGTGGAGACAGGGTCAATCAGATGCACAGTGATAAATCTGTGTTAGCGCTCTACATGGAACGTAACGGAAACACAAATAATCAGGGAAATAATCTGCCTAGAGCACTTGAGGAAGGTTTTGGtataaactgaagaaaaaaagggacaGCCATACGTACTGCTCACATTTCTGCCTATTGGAAGGATTTTTCTTCACTATTGTCTTTGTAGGACACTCCCGATTGTGACTATAAATGTGGTTGGTGCTAGCATCTCATGCAAAAACATTTGTACCAGACCTGGATTTTTCCCTCCTTAGTCAACTGGTCATAAGAAATTGCTCatgagatggggcgcctgggtggttcagtcagttaagtgaccaactcttgattttggctcaggtcatgatctcagggttgtagatcacacgccaccccccccccgccccccggagggctctgcacccagcatggaatctgctgaagattctctctctgcccctccccctgttcacgtgctctctaaataagtaagtaagtaaataaataaataaataaatatctaaggaaggaaggatggagggaaggatggaaggagaagggaggaagggaggaagaaaggaagaaagaaaggaattgcCCATGAGAGTATACATGCAGTCTGAGAGACTGAGGGACAGGAAGCATGCAGGAAGAGAAGCTGTAGGTTTGAACCATCTGTTCATGCAAATTCCTTGTGCATTCAGTGGCCGCTCAAACCCACACTTAGACCCCTTCCCCTTGATGATGGCTTGCTGCTGCACACTCCCAAACTGAAAACATGATGAGCTAGTTAACACATAGCTCCTGACTGGTGGCTTAGCTCCATGGCCATTTGATGGCCCACGGTCAGGCATTCAGACTCTGCCAGGATCCAGTGTCAAACCAGGAACTGCTTCTCAAAAAATAGAGGACAACAGAGAACATGATTGGCTCCAAAACCCTAGGGATCTGTACGTGATTCTCCTACTGGCACTATTCAGAAACCCCACGCAGCATCTCTATTTGCCACAGAACCTTTGAGCATTGTTGAATCTGCTGTGCCACAACTCTCGGGGGGCAGGGCTGCAGAAGCGCCTTTTCTTACTCCGGACCCACTAAAATCCAGCGGCCATATGCGttacttaaaaatgtttcagaacaGCACATTCAAATGCAATACATACTGTCTCCAAAATCCAAAGAATCCTGCCAAGCATTTTTCATGCTCACAGTTCAAGGTGCAATAGCTAGTTTTATACTTTGAAAGAGATAGTTTGACATATTCCAGACCACTGACCCCCTCCCTCCAAATCACTTATATTCTTAGACCATCCAGGCTAAAGAACAATACAAAGTAATATGGAGCAGGTAAGGGGCAAAGAGCCTTCTTCTAACACACATTTTAGTCCTGAGACTGTTCTTTGGCTTCTTGACACCACGAATGATTATTTGATGTCTTCATATATCTTTTACGGATTCCTTCCCTCTTATCTTACTTTACTGGTCCTTTGTTTTAGTTAAAACTCTTGGttacaagtgacagaaaccaaAGGCTGtctaaagaaaaaaggggaatttATCTATAAAGGCACAGTGGTGTCTCAGAAAATCCAGGAAGAGGAATGAAGAGCCTCATGATGAATTGAAATGAGAAATTGAAAAGGTGTCAAAATCCTGAAAGAAACTTCACTCCATCATTCGGtttcactctctcgctctctctttctctttctctcccccactcccctgaaAACTTGGCTTTCTGTTCCCC harbors:
- the GHR gene encoding growth hormone receptor isoform X2 codes for the protein MLFLGVKVLRNHLIIHSRMLQETEIKAAPAILGRPSQSLQRVNPGPGTNSSGKPKFTKCRSPELETFSCHWTDGVRHGLKNPGSVQLFYIRRSTQEWTQEWKECPDYVSAGENSCYFNSSYTSIWIPYCIKLTSNGGTVDQKCFSVEEIVQPDPPIGLNWTLLNISLTGIHADIQVRWEPPPNADVQKGWIVLEYELQYKEVNESQWKTMDPVLSTSVPVYSLRLDKEYEVRVRSRQRNSEKYGEFSEVLYVALPQMSPFACEEDFQFPWFLIIIFGIFGLTMILFLFIFSKQQRIKMLILPPVPVPKIKGIDPDLLKEGKLEEVNTILAIHDNYKPEFYNDDSWVEFIELDIDDPDEKTEGSDTDRLLSNDHEKSLNILGAKDDDSGRTSCYEPDILETDFSASDVCDGTSEVPQSQRLKGEVDLLCLDQKNQNNLPSSDTAPTTQQPSVILAKENKPRPLVISGTESTHQSAHPQLSNPSSLANIDFYAQVSDITPAGSVVLSPGQKNKAGISPCDRPPEVGSLCQANFIMDSAYFCEADAKKCITVAPHAKVESCVEPSFNQEDMYITTESLTTTAGRSGTAERAPSSGMPVPDYTSIHIVQSPRGLVLNATALPLPDKEFLSSCGYVSTDQLNKIMP
- the GHR gene encoding growth hormone receptor isoform X3; its protein translation is MDLWQLLLTLAVAGSGNAVSGSEAAPAILGRPSQSLQRVNPGPGTNSSGKPKFTKCRSPELETFSCHWTDGVRHGLKNPGSVQLFYIRRSTQEWTQEWKECPDYVSAGENSCYFNSSYTSIWIPYCIKLTSNGGTVDQKCFSVEEIVQPDPPIGLNWTLLNISLTGIHADIQVRWEPPPNADVQKGWIVLEYELQYKEVNESQWKTMDPVLSTSVPVYSLRLDKEYEVRVRSRQRNSEKYGEFSEVLYVALPQMSPFACEEDFQFPWFLIIIFGIFGLTMILFLFIFSKQQRIKMLILPPVPVPKIKGIDPDLLKEGKLEEVNTILAIHDNYKPEFYNDDSWVEFIELDIDDPDEKTEGSDTDRLLSNDHEKSLNILGAKDDDSGRTSCYEPDILETDFSASDVCDGTSEVPQSQRLKGEVDLLCLDQKNQNNLPSSDTAPTTQQPSVILAKENKPRPLVISGTESTHQSAHPQLSNPSSLANIDFYAQVSDITPAGSVVLSPGQKNKAGISPCDRPPEVGSLCQANFIMDSAYFCEADAKKCITVAPHAKVESCVEPSFNQEDMYITTESLTTTAGRSGTAERAPSSGMPVPDYTSIHIVQSPRGLVLNATALPLPDKEFLSSCGYVSTDQLNKIMP
- the GHR gene encoding growth hormone receptor isoform X1; protein product: MRAAGPTGMDLWQLLLTLAVAGSGNAVSGSEAAPAILGRPSQSLQRVNPGPGTNSSGKPKFTKCRSPELETFSCHWTDGVRHGLKNPGSVQLFYIRRSTQEWTQEWKECPDYVSAGENSCYFNSSYTSIWIPYCIKLTSNGGTVDQKCFSVEEIVQPDPPIGLNWTLLNISLTGIHADIQVRWEPPPNADVQKGWIVLEYELQYKEVNESQWKTMDPVLSTSVPVYSLRLDKEYEVRVRSRQRNSEKYGEFSEVLYVALPQMSPFACEEDFQFPWFLIIIFGIFGLTMILFLFIFSKQQRIKMLILPPVPVPKIKGIDPDLLKEGKLEEVNTILAIHDNYKPEFYNDDSWVEFIELDIDDPDEKTEGSDTDRLLSNDHEKSLNILGAKDDDSGRTSCYEPDILETDFSASDVCDGTSEVPQSQRLKGEVDLLCLDQKNQNNLPSSDTAPTTQQPSVILAKENKPRPLVISGTESTHQSAHPQLSNPSSLANIDFYAQVSDITPAGSVVLSPGQKNKAGISPCDRPPEVGSLCQANFIMDSAYFCEADAKKCITVAPHAKVESCVEPSFNQEDMYITTESLTTTAGRSGTAERAPSSGMPVPDYTSIHIVQSPRGLVLNATALPLPDKEFLSSCGYVSTDQLNKIMP